The Actinoplanes sp. N902-109 genomic interval ATAGAACTGCCCGTCCGGGAACGCCGCCCGCACCTCGTGGGCGGCGTGGATGCAGAACGCCGACTTGCCGTGCCCGGGTGCGCCGGTCACCACCACCACCGGGGGTGCGGAGCGGGGCAGGACGGTCAGCGCTTCGCGCACAGCGGCCATCTCGGGGTCCCGGCCGACGATTTCCGGGATGTCCGGGGGCAGCTGGGCGATCGGCTTGGCCCGCGCCACGCGCACCATCATCTGCTCGTTGACCGGCGGGGGATCGACGCTGGGGTCGGCCGCCAGGATGCCGTTGTGCAGGCGCTGGAGGTCGGGCGACGGCTCCAGGCCGAGTTCGTTGTTGAGCACCTTGCGCACCTGCTGGTAGACCACGAGCGCGTCGGACCGGCGGCCGGCCCGGTGCAGGGCGAGCATGAGTTTGCCTTGCAGTCCCTCGTGCATGGGGTGCTCGGCGACGACGGCGGTCAGCTCGCCGACGAGTTCGTGATGGCGGCCCAGCCGCAGATCGGCGTCGATCCGCCACTCCAGGACGCTGCGGTAGAGCTCGGTGAGCCGGACGATTTCGGCCCGTAAGAGGGGGCCCGGTTCGATGTCGGTGAGCACCGGGGCGCGCCAGAGCCGCAGCGCCGCGCGGAAAGTGTCGGCCGCGCGTTCCACATGATCCCGGTAGAGCTCGCCCCGGCCGCGCCGGGCCAGTTCCTCGAACTGGGTGACGTCGAGCTGAGCCGGGGCGAGGCTGAGCAGATAGCCGCGTGGCCAGGTGTGCAGCGGGCCGTCGTCGCGGTCCTCGCGGACGGGCGCCGGCGCCGGCGCGGCCGGTTCCCGCTGATCGGCTCGGAGGTCCGCCCGGTGCAGGATCTTGCGTAACTGGTAGATGTAGGTCTGCAGGGTCGTGGTGGCGCTGAGCGGGGGCCGGTCCTCCCAGAGTTCCTCCATCAGCTGATCCACCCGGACCACCCGGTTGGCACACGTGCTGAGCAGGGCGAGCACCTGCCTTAGTTTGGGTGCCGAAGGGGTGATCAACACCCCGCCGCTCACCACCTCGAGGGAGCCGAGAATACGGACGTCCACTACATCACCCCGTTGACTTCTCCGATGAGAACGAACGTGTGCAATGGGGCGGCGTGGATTCTGGTGCAGGCGACACCGGAACCCAATTAATCTCCAGGCAACACCGGCGTCAGGTTTTACTCGTATAATCCCCGGCTCCCCCGTGCTGATGACGCGACGTAGCGCCGCGACGTTCATCTGAATTCAATCCTCGCTCATCAAGTAACGTCAATGATCCCTCTAGATTTCCGCTAGAGAACGGGTCAGAGGGATGCATGATCCCGCAGTGCGGGCAAGACTCACTTCCCACT includes:
- a CDS encoding BTAD domain-containing putative transcriptional regulator, coding for MDVRILGSLEVVSGGVLITPSAPKLRQVLALLSTCANRVVRVDQLMEELWEDRPPLSATTTLQTYIYQLRKILHRADLRADQREPAAPAPAPVREDRDDGPLHTWPRGYLLSLAPAQLDVTQFEELARRGRGELYRDHVERAADTFRAALRLWRAPVLTDIEPGPLLRAEIVRLTELYRSVLEWRIDADLRLGRHHELVGELTAVVAEHPMHEGLQGKLMLALHRAGRRSDALVVYQQVRKVLNNELGLEPSPDLQRLHNGILAADPSVDPPPVNEQMMVRVARAKPIAQLPPDIPEIVGRDPEMAAVREALTVLPRSAPPVVVVTGAPGHGKSAFCIHAAHEVRAAFPDGQFYAELTDPDHGPVDPFAVLGDFLRSISVMDDTIPDTLEERRTLFRSWTADRKVLVVLDDVTSFAQVSPLLPSGPDCATLAAARRRLANPAITTNVDMNALDEAAALAMVTALLGKYPVKSDPEAARRLIDLCQGIPLVLGVATGRLMLRPHWPIRRLMDRLRRDSELLLELISGELSLQGSVEASYRLLPAPSRTAFGQLVRMPARPISVTRAAQLFQVGELTAETVLEQLVEFRLADPDPSGPAGTGQFQYQVSPLIRLAARQVVDQIQADEAGHGFGPAVTPERNGAGHVRI